A stretch of Miscanthus floridulus cultivar M001 chromosome 13, ASM1932011v1, whole genome shotgun sequence DNA encodes these proteins:
- the LOC136499533 gene encoding BTB/POZ and MATH domain-containing protein 4-like — MRVTRTARGTHVAHVRGVSRLQEQQCGVGGGGFVDSPAFAVAGLRSTGPSESDTTRPGSDGEHGHVGIFVMLLTEGVVAPAYVGLLLLDQTSGLPDTVIWDQRPTRFDATSADWCTRGTGQLATRSELKGSRFVRGDCLRIECVIDVCRDQIAR; from the coding sequence ATGCGCGTGACTAGAACGGCCCGCGGCACGCACGTCGCGCACGTCCGCGGCGTCAGCAGGTTACAGGAGCAGCagtgcggcgtcggcggcggcggcttcgtaGACTCCCCGGCCTTCGCCGTCGCCGGCCTCCGATCCACTGGGCCATCCGAATCCGATACTACCCGGCCGGGCTCCGACGGCGAGCACGGCCACGTGGGCATTTTCGTCATGCTGCTGACCGAGGGCGTGGTGGCGCCGGCGTACGTCGGCCTCCTGCTTCTGGACCAGACCAGCGGCCTCCCGGACACCGTTATCTGGGACCAGCGCCCGACGCGGTTCGACGCGACGAGCGCGGACTGGTGCACCAGGGGCACCGGCCAGCTCGCCACGCGGAGCGAGCTCAAGGGGTCACGCTTCGTCCGCGGAGACTGCCTCAGGATAGAATGCGTCATCGACGTCTGCCGGGATCAGATCGCACGTTGA
- the LOC136499534 gene encoding BTB/POZ and MATH domain-containing protein 2-like, producing MSPSPCTVLGTHQFEIVGYSLIKGFAGGEYVRSGSFAVGGYRWSVRFYSGGFSAPHHAYASAFLKLTSKNARAWARYAWFMPRSELEASAYLRDDRLTIECVADEARVPEAVALCRFRDHADVTLAVQGEVFRAHRVVLAARSPVFMAELFGQMKEKAMERIAIDDMQPVVFRALLHFVYTDTLRIPGDLDGDDYRDMVRHLLGAADRYGMERLKLICEGILCRSVEGILTLALADRHYYEALTDVCLQFMSRGLEG from the exons ATGTCGCCGTCGCCGTGCACCGTCCTCGGGACGCACCAGTTCGAGATCGTCGGGTACAGCCTCATCAAGGGCTTCGCCGGCGGCGAGTACGTGCGGTCGGGCTCGTTCGCCGTCGGCGGCTACCGGTGGTCCGTCCGCTTCTACTCGGGCGGGTTCTCGGCGCCGCACCACGCGTACGCATCGGCGTTCCTCAAGCTCACGAGCAAGAACGCCAGGGCGTGGGCGCGCTACGCCTG GTTCATGCCGCGCAGCGAGCTCGAGGCGTCGGCGTACCTGCGCGACGACCGGCTCACGATCGAGTGCGTCGCCGACGAGGCCCGGGTGCCGGAGGCCGTAGCTCTGTGCCGGTTCAGG GACCACGCGGACGTCACGCTCGCCGTCCAGGGAGAGGTTTTCCGCGCGCACAGGGTGGTGCTGGCTGCGCGGTCGCCGGTGTTCATGGCGGAGCTCTTCGGGCAGATGAAGGAGAAGGCCATGGAGCGTATCGCCATCGACGACATGCAGCCGGTGGTCTTTAGAGCTCTGCTTCACTTCGTCTACACCGACACGCTGCGGATCCCCGGCGATCTCGACGGAGACGACTACAGGGACATGGTGCGGCATCTGCTCGGGGCGGCGGATCGGTACGGcatggagaggctgaagctgatttgCGAGGGCATCTTGTGCAGGAGCGTCGAGGGCATCTTGACGCTCGCCTTGGCTGATCGACACTACTACGAGGCGCTAACAGATGTTTGCCTTCAGTTTATGTCTCGTGGATTAGAAGGATGA